A single Lactuca sativa cultivar Salinas chromosome 8, Lsat_Salinas_v11, whole genome shotgun sequence DNA region contains:
- the LOC111902113 gene encoding nuclear pore complex protein NUP54: MFGAQASSSPFGTPSAMPAFGTPSSTFGTPASTPAFGTPSSTPAFGTPSTPSFATGFGTSLFSTPFSQQQQQQTSPFQQQSSSPFGFSTPFGATTQSNVNPFGQTTPAATPFNAQLTTQMAPVAQLPFSLADRDIQAILDAYKDEITNPKYAFKHLLFSVTEPQLRTKPAGVSDIMWAEAMGKLEGMESSNRERLWPQLVKGFKDLSERLKLQDEVILSDAERLQMTQTNVKVLQRHFQADTFPRIERLRQSEKALQRRLLRLMRILEALEAKGFRLPLTKGEVELAEKLAAIIRQLKGSGAELSRRVQNLLTVARVQANGHGGSSVFLPGSTKIHEQSLSDMHEVLQQQTEAVGRLGNVLKRDIRDMEIIMAEDTQMADV; encoded by the exons ATGTTCGGAGCTCAGGCATCTTCCTCCCCCTTTGGCACTCCGTCCGCCATGCCAGCATTCGGCACTCCATCCTCCACCTTTGGCACTCCCGCATCCACCCCTGCATTTGGCACCCCTTCCTCAACGCCAGCCTTCGGAACGCCGTCAACGCCATCATTTGCCACAGGCTTCGGTACATCACTCTTCTCCACTCCTTTCTCTCAGCAACAGCAGCAACAAACGTCTCCGTTTCAGCAACAAAGCTCAAGCCCTTTCGGATTTTCGACTCCGTTTGGGGCAACGACGCAATCCAATGTTAATCCTTTCGGGCAGACAACCCCTGCTGCAACGCCGTTTAATGCTCAGTTAACCACTCAGATGGCTCCCGTAGCCCAGCTTCCATTCTCCCTTGCTGATCGAGACATTCAA GCAATACTTGATGCGTACAAGGATGAAATTACTAACCCTAAGTATGCGTTCAAG CACTTGCTGTTCAGTGTGACTGAACCACAACTTAGGACAAAGCCTGCTGGTGTATCAGAT ATAATGTGGGCAGAGGCAATGGGCAAGCTAGAAGGTATGGAAAGTTCCAACCGTGAACGTCTTTGGCCCCAACTTGTTAAGGGTTTCAAAGATCTTTCTGAGCGCTTGAAG CTTCAAGATGAAGTCATACTTTCAGATGCTGAGAGATTGCAAATGACTCAAACCAATGTGAAAGTG CTTCAGAGGCATTTCCAAGCTGATACTTTTCCTAGAATAGAGAGACTGAGACAATCAGAGAAAGCTCTACAAAGGCGCCTCTTAAGG TTAATGAGAATATTGGAGGCATTAGAGGCCAAGGGATTTCGGTTGCCTTTGACCAAAGGAGAAGTTGAATTAGCCGAGAAGCTGGCTGCTATAATCAGACAG TTGAAAGGATCTGGAGCTGAACTCTCGAGGCGGGTTCAGAATCTGCTGACTGTAGCTCGTGTTCAAGCAAATGGTCATGGGGGTAGTTCAGTCTTTTTACCGGGATCTACCAAAATTCATGAACAGAGTCTTTCAGATATGCATGAG GTATTACAACAGCAAACGGAAGCGGTTGGTAGGTTGGGAAATGTGTTGAAGAGAGACATACGAGATATGGAAATTATAATGGCAGAGGACACTCAAATGGCAGATGTGTAG